TTTATGGTTCAATTCTACGCGCATACTACCCCTCCAACAGAGTCCATTACTATTCCTCGTTCACTTACTGTCCCTCTGCTTGGTGTCTCATCAGAGCTGAACCATGCGCCTTTCGTGACTTATTCCGATCATGATCTTCACAACTGGTCTCTCAATGATCCTCGCGGTCAAGACGCCGTTCCAATGAGTGATAATATTCAGTCTCAGCTCACATTATCGGGAACTCCAGACGAAGCCGGATTGTATCTTGTCGGTCTACGCATGGAACTCAAAGGCGCTGAAGCACTTGAGTCACTGAGACTATCCACCAATGAGATCGAAGCTGGTAATAACATCGACGTTGATCGCATTACAACGTATCTCACGCAAACAACTAAAGTTATCCAAGAGCTGAAAGGTATCTTGATGACTACCAAGGAGCTGGTCAGACCTGAGATATTCTTCAACGATATTCGACCATGGCTTGTTGGGGCTGATGCCGACAAGTGGGGTCGGAAATGGGTTTGGGAGGGTAAAGAGGAGGTTGAAAACTCGGAACAGATGCTAACAAAGGTCAGCAGTCCGACTGCTGGTCAAAGTCCCTTGATTCCTACTCTGGATGCGTACCTGGGCATAGAGGAGGACGACAGCAAAAGCTCGTTCCTGGATCGTGTGCGAGTTTATATGGATCACCAACACAAAGAATACCTCCAGAGCCTTCGATTGAGAAAGAAAGTCATTAGATCGTTCGTTCAAAGCATAGCAAAAGAAGGGGGGACCAATACGCCGATCGTAGTTGCATACAATGCCACAATCCAGGCGATGAAGAGCCTTAGAGACGCACATCTTGTTATTGTGACGTTGTACATCATAATACCTTCAAAAAAGAAGGCGAGAATCTCTGAGATGGACACCAAATTATCCAGTGTAGATACTGGTCCAGTCAGTGGGGAGATGGGAGACCATGAGCAAGGTTCTGAGACGAATAATGAGCACACTGGAGAGGCAGCATCAACGGTTGATCAAGTACCCAAGTTGTTAAAGATTCTGAAAGGGTTTAGGGACCAGACCGGCCAAAACTGTATAGAATAGTTATTAGATGGATTATATTTCTCAAAATTCCGATTCGCCTGATACAAGatggcttttcttttcttttagTAAGTATATCGTTTTACTGTGGTCCATAGCGTCTAAGATTGAATTGCACCACTGGATTGATCTATAACATgatctcttcatcgtcaagtCTAGCCAACTCTGCTACGTGCCAAACTGTAGAGTAATGGCTCTGGTTCCGCAAATGCCCCTTTTCttatccttttcttctccttttcctctatTTTTCGACTTGAGCTTCCCATTTCACAACCCTTGCCCAAGCCACCTTCCGGAGTCGTCCCATTTTTTTTGCAGCATGCGATTTTCCTAGAACCTCATCTTTTGGAATACACTTTCCCATGATGTCGCATTTCTCATCTCACTTAAATATTTGAAATCACGATCAAGTATTAACTGTCGTCCAGCGACAGTGACTTTGATGACGGCTGCATCTACCCTTATGGAGGATACCAGTTGATTGCAATGGATTCAATTCAGTGAGTTTATAAGCTTAGAGCCTCGGCATTGACCCACTGCGGGCTGTTATCAACGTTAGCTGCCGTCATTCATTCCAAAGCCTCAACTCTGTAAAGTCAATGCGAATCACTCTTtactctcatcatcatcatcagctccaaTAATTCGCAATCTACAGATCGCTAATAGAACTCATGCGGATACGAAGAGTTTGATAATTATCAATAACTATCAGCTAAAATGGCCCCCGCCATTTCACTCCTCGCCAAGCCACGGCAAAGAGGCGTCCGTCCCTACCAGAGACACGGCCTCATCTACTTCATCTGCGGCAACCCGGGACTCGTCAATTATTACGCCGTCTTCCTAGATTGCTTGCGCGGGATGCTCGATGCGGATGACGAAGGCTCCGGTGGCACCGCCTATGACATATATGGGCGCAATTTGTTGGGCTTcagtgatgatgatcatGAGCCGTTCAGCGCCAGCAACGAGCCCTGGGATCTCGATGGCCAGATTGACGGCATATATCGCGATGTTGCGTCCAGGACTGTCATTCCCGACGAAGCTGGTGCCGAGGGCCaagagggagaggcagcGCGGCCATATGACTTTGTCGTCCTCATGGGCCACTCGGTAGGCGCTTACATCTCAGTCGAAATCTTTCATCGGCACATGCAGGATTCATCTCGAGCGCCTCATCTCAACCTCCGGCACGGCTTCCTGCTGTTTCCGACTCTCACCCACATTGCCGACTCGCCCAAAGGGAGAAATGTTGGTCTGGTAATGAGCATCCCCCGATTGGAAAACAACGCACACAATCTAGCAAACTTCATCCTCAATTGTATTCCATATGCGTTTGTCTTGTGGATCATCAGACACGTCTTGGGTTTCACACCTCAGACAGCAGAGGTAACGGCCCGGTGGTTGAAGAGTCAAGGTGGCGTTTGGCAGGCGATTCACCTTGGTCTCTCAGAGATGCGCACCATTTGCGAGGAAAAGTGGGAGGAAGAGCTCTGGGAGACGACggccgaagacgatgacatcGATACTTACAATTACTACCacggcaaaagcaaaatttCTGCAAACGGAGAGTCTCAAGGCGGTGCCGAGACATCACAGCAACAGATTCCAaagttcttcatcttctacgGTAAAAATGACCATTGGGTGGCGAACCATGTCCGGGATGCGTTTAtcgagaagaggaagagcgaAAAGGGACATACCAAGATACAAGTTGACGAGGGAGATATTCCACATGCGTTTTGCGTCAAAGAGCGTGAGTTTTGTCTGTCGAGCTGTGCTTTTAAACATGAGTGATGCTAACTTGGGGCAATCTAGACACAAGCTGGGTAATTGCGAAAAGGGTGTACGAGTGGgtgaaggagattgaagacgGTCAACGAACATTGTAGACAACTTAGACATTGGTGAATTATAAAGAATATATGCAAATACTCTACGCCCATTTTGCCAGAATTATTACATGCTCACCAATGCAATGGATTCGACATGATTGGTCTGCATAAATAAAGCTGCAGGACACATGGGTACTCTTAATGCCCAACAACAGCCCAATACTCTCTCCCACAGCTAATTAAGAGTATTCCTTCTTTtatcatcaacttcaactctATTACCTGACGTATTTGAATAATGAATGATGACGCAGGGCACCGAATGGGCACAACCCGTGCGCCAGCACACTCTGCGAACATCAGTGGATCTAATTTTGGGGACAACATTCGAATACAACAAGCATTTCTaaacatcttcttcaggaACCGCAGAAATTCAAGTGACTTTCGgaacttcttcctctcatAATCCAAGCTAATTAAACGCAGCGGTCTCCCCCGAAAGCACGCCGTCCCCTGCAGTACAAGCTCAATTAGAAGGGAAGAGAGGATGGGTCAGCTAATTAACCTCCAAAAGAGATTCAAAACTGACCTTGCATAGACTGTCGGCGCTCTCTTAGCTTCCGCGATCTTGACGCCCGCTTGCAGAACATCTCCCCGGTACAGCAAGGTACCTGCGAGTGGATTTTTCAAAAGCCGTTGTTCCAGAATTGGTATGAGCAAACTGAACGCGATAATGGATTTCTTTGGATCAAAGGAAACCCTGGTACTGGGAAGTCGACATTGATGAAGCATATTTTGCAATACTGCCAAACCAAAGCAAAATATGCCATCGCGGCATACTTCTTCAACGCTCGAGGGGCCGAACTTGAGCAAACACCTCTGGGTATGCTGCGTTCCATACTATTTCAACTACTCCGGCATGAGCCTCGTTTATATgatcagcttcttccaatTTATCGCCAAAAACAGCAAGACCACTGCTCGGGGGACTGGGAGTGGCGCGAACAAGAGCTTAAAAGCTTCTTCCTGTCAGAGATACCAAAATGCCAGTCAGGACCGCTCCTTTTCATAATAGACGCATTAGACGAGTGCAGTAAAGATGATGTGCAGAACGTCGCAGAATTTCTGCAGCATTTGAGCAATAATGCGACAGATGCTGGTTTTACGCTCAATATATGTCTATCAAGCCGTCACTTCCCATCCATCCGCTGCACAAAATATCAAGAACTGGTtttggaaaaggaaaaaaagcatGATGACGACATTATCAAGTATATCTCTTCCAACttgacaaaaaaagatgaagagattgaagaagCGATCAGAAAAAAATCATCTGGTATTTTTATGTGGGTTGTGCTCGTCATTAGGCTATTGAATAAGGCatatgaagatggcagagttGAGGCTATGAAAGATATGTTGGATGCAATGCCCAGCGAATTGGAGGAAATGTTTGCGATGCTGCTCGATAGGGACAATCCTGACAAGGATGAGACCATCTTGACTTTGCAGTGCGTCTTGTTCGCAAAACGACCATTAACACCGGAGGAAATCTATTTTGCTATCATAGCCGGGACAAATAGCCAAGCATTGGGCATGTGGAATTCTTTGCAGGTAACGACTGATGTCATTCGTCGGCGCATCATCAGTTCATCCAGGGGGCTTGTTGAAATACACAAAGGTGAAGTTGAAACAAGCCAAGGTGGCAAAACaaatgaagacgacgaggcaaACAAAGATGTCAAGACAAGcgaagacgaaaaggaaaCAGTGCAGTTTATTCATGGTTCCGTCAACGACTTTCTAGTTCGTAACAGCAGGTTACAGAAGCTAGACCCGGGGCTTATACCAGATCCCATTGCTGAAAGCCATGATCGCCTCAAGGGCTGCTGTATGGCATACTTAATGATGGAATCACTAGAACTGCAAAACATCGAAGGAATAGAATCTCGCTTCCCTTTCCTCGAATACGCTTCTCGCTACTTGTTTGATCATGCCGAAGAAGCGACATCGGTGGGCCAAGCTGAGTTACTACGGACTTTGGAGCACGACACCGTTTTTAAGCGAGTGGAACGTTTTCATAACTATTTCGTGGATTACGGTCAAAACCGCGCGCCTCTCAACTTACTGCAGATCCTGGCGGCCCGTGGGCTCCCTAAACTAGTAGTGAGTCTGCTTGATGGGGGAGCCAACATTAATGCTGAAGGAGTACCTTGTGGGACTGCGCTAGAAGCGGCTATGGAGTTTGGAAGCGAAGAGACTGTTCAAATGCTGATTAGCAAGGGAGCCAAAGTTAATCCTCGTGGAAGGCCCTATGGTCATACAATGCTATCTAGGGCATTCAAGAAGGGCAACAGAGTGATTCTAGCCATGTTGATTGACAGAGGAGCCACACTTGGCACCTTGGAAAGAATTGTCGACGGCAGTGTGCTTCATCACGCAGCAGAAACTGGTGATAAGGATATCATAGCAATGGTGCTCGACAAGGGAGCAAAGGTCAATGCCCTAGGACTCGGGGGTAACGCTCTCTGCACAGCAGCGAATGAAGGGTATGAAGATATCGTGGAAATGCTTCTTGAGAAGGGAGCCAAGATTCATACTCGAGGACTTGTCGGCAGCACGCTTGCATTCGCAGCGTCAGGTGGAAATATGGAGATTGTGAAGTTGCTTCTTGAGAAGGGAGCAAAGATTCATACTCGAGGACTTCTCGGCAGCCCGCTTGCATGCGCAGCAATAGAAGGACACATGGAGGTCGTGAAGTTGCTTCTTGAGAAGGGAGCCAATGTTAACGATCGGGGACTTCTCGGCAGCCCGCTTGTATGCGCAGCATTAGAAGGATACATAGAAGTcgtgaagctgcttcttgaggagGGAGCCAATGTTAACGATCGAGGACTTTTCGGCAGCCCGCTTGTATGCGCAGCACGGAATAAACATGTAAAGACGGTGGAGGTGCTTCTTGAGAAAGGAGCAAAGACTAACGCCGGGAGAGGACTTTTTGGTAATGCACTGCATGCAGCAGTAACGGGAGGGGACAGAGAGATTGTGGAGATACTTCTTAAGAACGGAGCAAACGTCAATGCTCGAGGACTTATAGGCTATACATACCTACTTTTCAAGCCCACTATGGAAAGAATGGAGATTCCGAAGATTCTACTTGAGGGGGGATTCAAGGTCAAGTCATGGGGGAAATTTTATGGAACTGCACTTCAGGCAGCAGTCGCCACAGggcagggagaagagatgatacagctgctgctcgaTAAAGGAGCAAAAATTTAATACTTGGGGGGGCTGTATTCAATATGCGGACCATTCAGATGCTTCATATTAAATGAAAAGTTTCCGATGTTACAAACTTAGTCAATCATCTTCTCAGTTTTCCCAGCTTCAATCTCTCAGCGGAGCCATCGTGTCAGCCGCTGGTGGGCAATGAATGGCACTTTTGTCATGCCCCGCATTCAACGTCCAAGCCACTGTCACTCGCAGGATCAAAATTCACGACAAGAAAACTTTAGCATCTTAAATCACCTACTTGAGCTGAGCAAAATGGGAGACCTCCTACCAGAAATTGGCCGTGTGTAAGTCGTGTATCCAAGTCTCTGATAGAGGCAATGGTCTGACTACGTCTCAGCGGCTCATCAGGACCGATACCTGGCCTCCTTAATGCAACACTCGACCAGCTCGCCGATGGCCTGAAAGGCGGACACTTCACCAGTGTCGAGCTCACAAAAGTAGGTAAATATGATTTAACTTCCATCAAAGATCCTGTCGCTCATCATCACAAGGCATACCTTGCGCGTATTGAGCAAGTAAACGAGGCAGTTCACGCTGTCGTGGAAACAAATCCCGATGCGCTCGACATTGCCAAGAACCTCGACGAGGAGAGAGCCTCTGGCTCTATTCGAGGGTAAATCTACCAAAATTATATGTTTACCAGACTCGAGCTCACAGAGGACAGCCCGCTTCATGGTATCCCAGTCTTGATCAAGAACAACATTGCCACACATGACAAGATGGACACGACAGGTTTGCCCTCCCAACTATCTCTCAACATAATTTGACTGTTTCTCATGAGTCGAGTAGCCGGCTCACAGCTTCTCATCGGCGCCACCGTCCCTCGAGATGCCTTTGTCGCGCAGAAGCTTCGTGAGGCCGGAGCCGTCATCCTGGGTAAAACCAATATGTCTCAATGGGCCAACTACCGCGCTCGCGACTACAGCATCAACGGCTGGTCATCTCACGGAGGCCAGACACTCGCCCCATATCACACCAAGCAGAATCCCTCTGGAAGTTCCAGCGGCAGCGCGGTAGCTGCTGATTTGGGCCTTGCGTGGGCGGCCCTTGGAAGTGAGACGGATGGATCGATTGTCTGTCCGGCACAGAGGAGCGGCATCGTAGGGTTCAAGCCTACTGTTGGACTGACATCCAGAGCTCTTGTCATTCCAATCTCGGAGCATCAAGATACCGTTGGGCCTATGGCAAGAACAGTCAAAGACGCAGCGTACCTGCTACAGGCCATCGTGGGAGAAGATCCTCAAGACAACTACACGGCCGCAATCCCTCGCATACCAGACTACGTCGCCGCATGCAGGGACACATTGCTAGGAGCCCGAATTGGCGTCCCCTGGAAAGCCATCGAGCAAAGCCTAGAAAAGGACGCGCATCTCGCCTCAGAAGTCGAAGCCTTTAAAGAGACGCTCATCATCCTGGAGGTCGTCGGCGCAACCATCATCGAAGCCGACTTCGACTCAGCGATAAAGGACATCCGCGACGCCGAAAAGGTGATTATGAGGGCAGATTTTTACGCCAACGTTGCGTCCTACCTCGCCCAACTCACCTCGAATCCAAACAACATTCACACTCTCGCCGACATACGCGAGCAGACGCAGAAACACCCATTAGAGACATATCCGCAGCGTGACACAGGTATCTGGGACGACATCATCTTTGAGCAAGGGTGGGACAACACCGATCCGAGGTTCCAGTCGGCTTACGAGCGTCTCCAGGAACTTGGTGGTCCGGGCGGTCTCCCAGGGGTCCTGAACAAGCATCAACTGACCGCGGTGGTGATGCCAACGAGCATGGCTTCGATGTGGGCCGCCGTGATAGGAGCCCCGGCGATTACGGTGCCGATGGGTTATCACTCGGACACGGAGCCGGTGCACGAGGATGGCGAGTTGGTGGAAACTGGTCCGGGGGTTCCTTTTGGAGTGACCTTTATGGGACACAAGTGGTCTGAGAAGACTTTGATTGGACTGGCATATGGATATGAGCAGAGGATGAAGGTGCGAAGCAGGCCGGTGAAGAGGGTGGTTGTGCCGACGGCCGAGATATGATGGGCATATAAAGAAGTGAAGCTATAGAACTAGCACCTAGATAGCGATTCATGCAGTTTACTCTGTGGAGTTTCTCCAGCGATTTTAGAGTAAACGATCGACATATCCGAAAGATGGTGGTCTTGAGACTGGGAGACGTTATAAGCAAAATCGAGCTCCATCATCTATAACAGCATCTTTCAGGGAATCGGGAGCTATTCGTAGTCAAAGATGAAGTTTTTAACTGTTAATTCGCATTGTGTCGGGCAATATAGAGAAATGTGACGTTGATTTTGAATCCAGGGACCATCGTTTAAGTTCAATGGGTCGTTCTCAGGCCCATTGTTATAGAAACTGGGCCCATGATTATCAACCTGGAGAAAATGTGTTCTAAGCAATTGCTTATAATACTCGTTAATTGGCACCGCCTGTGGAACAGCGGGAGTAGTGTACAATCGGCTCTGTGGGCCGCGACCATCCCGACAGACCATCGCGCGGCTACGGAGCTGGTGGGTAAGAACGGCGCGGGCCTACGGAGACACGAGACCGGAGACGGGGGTTCCCTGTCGTGATGATGCTCTTTTATTTTGACTTTTGGCCTTGAGCCGACGGCCAAGATGCGAGACTGGCAGGATGAGGAGGGTGACGATAGAGACGACAGCAGCACGATGTGAAACAGATGAAGTCATTGTATAAGCCCGTGATCATGGCAAGCTTTGTGGTTTCAAGCTTCATGGCTTGAAGCCTCTTTTCCGAGATCCCGCACGAGCCGAAGCAAAGCTGGAACACTTTCATAGCCAATGAGAAGCTCGTGAACGAAATCTTTTTGCTGGTAAAAGGGCTTGCTGAAAGGCATTTTGGGATTACTGGGGGGATCCAATCCAGATTCAGCTGGGGCAAGTAAGACGTCAATCTGCCCCGGTGATGGGTTCTGACGTCACTGTATCTCGGTATTGCCTTGTTTTGGGTGTTCCCATGTGATGGACTGGGAGTTTTTTCTGTGAGTGTCATCGTGGAGACGATAATCCATAATGGGGGAACACAACGCCCTGCTTGCCCTACACACGCACAGCATCAGCCAGCATTCTGTAGATACTTGGGACCGGCCAATCCGAGACCGCCCCCCATCTTTGACAGACAAACACCCCCCGTAAATCGTCCAGTTCGCAGCAAGTAAGTACACATTGTGAAGGCGGCCCCTGCAGACAAGCGTTGTCGATCGCCCTCCTGACACTGACATATGCCGTGCCAAGAATCCCCCAAGAGCTGCAGCGTCCCACACGCTcggagaaaagaaaaaataaggaAATGATTAGAGGgaagaatttaaaaaataaggTGAGAAAATGCCTTGGCCGCCTATGAATCCTGTCAGACGTAGAGGGTTTTCCGTGTATAATCCCTCCCCTCGTGCCCGTAAATGGGCGACTTCGCCATCATGATTGGCCGAGGGGCGATGTTTCGAGGATGCGCCGCGACGTCATTGTTCGCCGAGGAGGGAGCAAATCCGGAATTGGCAATGGATCTATTGGATTGGCATGTTGAAGCTATTTGATTCTTGTCGCCTCTGCCGGTGATCCGTCTGTGAGTTATTatttttggctttggcttttgggcTTTTGGCTGGCTGTTGGCGTTGTACGGAGGCTGCCTCGAGGAACGTAATACATGCATGTGTATACCTGTGCTTGTGTCGGTGTAAGTTAAAATGCTAATAAATAGGCGTGGCGTGTTCTGTGGAATGCGCCTCGGTACTACCTAGACACAGAACAGGCTAACAAGAGACAGTAGAAGGCAGAAAGAACAATTTTCGCCGCTGGTTTTGAGGCTGGTGTAaaagctggtggtgaggcGCCATGTCATGCCACTGCCTGGTTGCCACAACGCAGGGAATTACTCAAAGTGTCTTAGCATCGTCCATCATGGAGAATACACTTttcggcctttttctttccttgtctttcttcctctttttttctttacagCATTTCCCAGTTGAGTCAAAGTACTGCACTGTAGTTGTCATTGTCGTTGTCACTgtcacactcacactcatCAAGTGACATTATGCAGCTTTATGCACATGCTTCTCCACTCAATGCATCAATGCACAAATCATGCACAAGCCGCGTCATAACCCGCCCCACTCCTCCACACCCACCCAAAGCCAGCAAGGTACGAGGGTACGTACCACCGCGTACCTCGTATAACCTCGTCCAAGCAGAACATGCAACCAAACAAGCACAATACatcgaaaaaaagaaaactcTGCTTCTCTACAGTAATCCCTACCAGTCTCGCGCAAAAAACGCCAAATTGCGGCCCCGAAGCGTGCAAATTGGCCCATCTCAGCTaaacagcatcatcaacattcCCCAGcttttgccttcttttttttttttctcctcccctTCCCGCACCCTCCAAATCCTATTTTAAgcacaaaaagaagaaaaaaagcaaactaGCCTCAGTCCGCCAAATACGAAGGAATGCCACCCTCCGTCGCAAGCCACAGGCTTTTtctggtgttggtgttggcgcCACTAACGCTGGTTTGGCGTGTGCAGCAGTGCAGCAGTACGTTATGCAAGGTGTGTATAAACGCCTACCTGTGTGTGCAACATCTATGCGCCTTCGAGgattttgtttgtctttgtttGCGCAACCCCTACTGCATGACCTCCCCGGATTTTCAAAAGGTGATctgtgatggatggatggggagGGAAATGGGGGGGGTTGTATTACAGCATGTACGAGGGCAGGAATTTGATAGATGACGAGATGCTGGCCGTATTACTCTTGCAAATGCCCGAATTGGGTAACTCTCGAGGGAATCCAGAGAGTAAGAATAATGTCTGTAACATGTAAGCCGAGGTGGGATGATTCAGTTTGTCTTGACATTACGTCCAACAGCTGCTGTgcgagtactcgtacatacagtacCGCATCGCATCCATCCTTTCTCTTGCTGTAACCCAACTTTGTCCCTCCAAATGCCGTCTTAGCGCCCTGCAACGATGCAGCTCCAGGTCATGAtccatcgtcatctgcaaagggtggtgctggtgcttgCCAACCACCGACCTGCAGCCAGCCATTATTCCCATCTGTCTCATCTTGCGCgtccctctcctctctctcttcgctGTTCTtcctgttcttcttgttcattatcatcatctacTACATCCCAATGTACAAAATACAAAACCATCTAGCTCAACAACATAGTGCCACGTCAAAACCCTATTCCcaactctttttcttctctttccatcTATACGGTACCTCCTACATACCAACTCTCCATCTACGCGTACTGCATCCACCCGCAGAAAATTACTGTATTCGTCCAGCCATTGGCCACGCAAAAAGACTCCAAAAGCCCAGcatcattctcctcttctttcctctctgCCCATGTcgatttgtttttttccttcccttCCACCTACAGAAAAAGTCTTCTCCACCTTCCCAACTCCTCCCTACATCCCCACAAATAAAATGGAAGGGAACCACCTACCTCCCAGTCCCCGTCTAAAAAGAGACAAGGGGgtcaagcaagaaaaaaaaaaccaaaacaaaCATCCAATGTAAAAACAACTCCACCAAAGCAAGGAAGacgaccaaaaaaaaaaaaaaaacaagcacAATAAAAACGTAAAACACAagacgtacgagtacaatgTACCATGTACTCATAACAAGTATACGCCCCTCAGCCATGAAGCCCAAGCCAGCGGAGCCACCGGAACCCACGCCAGCTCCTTCTGTAACGTCCTCCCGTCGGCTTGTACTAGTATGTATGAGTAcactgtactgtactccgGATTTCTGCTGGAAAAAGGTGCCGCGGTCGGTACTACTAAGCTCGGAGGTACTTGGACTCCGTAACTTGTccttgtactccgtaccttcACCTGAATGGCATCCTCACTGGTACGCTTAGCCAGGACCAGGGCCATTTTCTCTTAGTCAACGAGAACAAAACCATGGCCGCACAACTTGGCCTGGAACTGCAAGTCGCTCGCGGAAGCTCGGATACAGCGGGTCTCAGCAGGTCTTGCTTGATTCCTTCAGTGGAAGTAGAGGTACCGGGGTTCAGTACATCTTGGTACAGTCCGAAGGTGTCCCCAGCGACAGCCCGCACTCTACATGAGAGCGGTAAGCACCCGGGCAGCTCCAACTCTGCTGTCAAAACATGCATATTCAAAGCCATTGATATCTACAACACGTCAAGTTCTGTGGTAATTAAATAGAAAACAGTCGTAAAACATCACATTGCAGATCACAATCGAAAACGCGCGAAAAGCTTGTTTATAATCGTAAAAAAGGTCGTCCGAAGACATTAGCATTAAAGCCAGTAATCTGGTATATTTTGTGTATTACACTCCCTCGAAAGGGCGCACGATCCAAAGCCAACAAGAAGTCGTCTGGGGGTCCAGCTCATATGTTCATCACACCGTAATCCTTCCGTCTCACCAAACCGTTCCAGTAATCCGAAATCCTCCAAACATCGTCACCTCTCCCATCTCGTCGTTCATTGTCAAACCCCTTACAGGGCAAAGGCGCAGAGAGCGGCGATGAAGGCGAGGCCGGGCAGGATGGTGGAAGCGCCGTTGGTGGGGGCAGTGGGAGCACCAGTGGTGGTCTTGTTGCCAGCGGGAGGAGGAACACCAGTGCCAGTGCCGACGGGGACGACGGGGGTGGTCTGGGCAGCAGAGGTGGTCTGGGCGGGAGCAGAGCTGGGGGGAGCGCTGGCGACAGAGGACTGAGCAGCAGAGGAAGACTgggcagcagaagaagactgAGCGGCAGAGGTGGTCTGCTGGGCGGGAGTGGTGTTGGCAGcagaagagccagagccggATCCAGAGCCAGAGTTGGCGGCGCAGAGAGCCTGAGTGGCGGGCAGGACCTTGTCTGTAGGGAATTGGTTAATAAACAaagctcatctcatcccagaTCGATCAGAGGAAACATACTGATGGCAACGTCGGTACCGCACTTCTCAACGACACAGCCGGTGGCAGCGCCCTGGACAGCGTTGAAGTCCTTGCAGATACAGGCGTAGTCGGTGGTAGAGCACTTGGTGTTGGCCTTGACGGCGTCGTCGAGGCAGGGCAG
Above is a genomic segment from Trichoderma breve strain T069 chromosome 6, whole genome shotgun sequence containing:
- a CDS encoding indoleamine 2,3-dioxygenase domain-containing protein, with the protein product MSSQILPYKSADGSTAVPQDFQVDWRMGFLPPQMPLSRLPTAWEAWEATLDAATSQRFKAAEQLAALGGPQKFVEEKKASAWRKLIDKMPVLSIDNIKGCERELRRAHLVLTFMVQFYAHTTPPTESITIPRSLTVPLLGVSSELNHAPFVTYSDHDLHNWSLNDPRGQDAVPMSDNIQSQLTLSGTPDEAGLYLVGLRMELKGAEALESLRLSTNEIEAGNNIDVDRITTYLTQTTKVIQELKGILMTTKELVRPEIFFNDIRPWLVGADADKWGRKWVWEGKEEVENSEQMLTKVSSPTAGQSPLIPTLDAYLGIEEDDSKSSFLDRVRVYMDHQHKEYLQSLRLRKKVIRSFVQSIAKEGGTNTPIVVAYNATIQAMKSLRDAHLVIVTLYIIIPSKKKARISEMDTKLSSVDTGPVSGEMGDHEQGSETNNEHTGEAASTVDQVPKLLKILKGFRDQTGQNCIE
- a CDS encoding lipid-droplet associated hydrolase domain-containing protein; the protein is MAPAISLLAKPRQRGVRPYQRHGLIYFICGNPGLVNYYAVFLDCLRGMLDADDEGSGGTAYDIYGRNLLGFSDDDHEPFSASNEPWDLDGQIDGIYRDVASRTVIPDEAGAEGQEGEAARPYDFVVLMGHSVGAYISVEIFHRHMQDSSRAPHLNLRHGFLLFPTLTHIADSPKGRNVGLVMSIPRLENNAHNLANFILNCIPYAFVLWIIRHVLGFTPQTAEVTARWLKSQGGVWQAIHLGLSEMRTICEEKWEEELWETTAEDDDIDTYNYYHGKSKISANGESQGGAETSQQQIPKFFIFYGKNDHWVANHVRDAFIEKRKSEKGHTKIQVDEGDIPHAFCVKEREFYTSWVIAKRVYEWVKEIEDGQRTL
- a CDS encoding ankyrin repeats (3 copies) domain-containing protein: MPSELEEMFAMLLDRDNPDKDETILTLQCVLFAKRPLTPEEIYFAIIAGTNSQALGMWNSLQVTTDVIRRRIISSSRGLVEIHKDEKETVQFIHGSVNDFLVRNSRLQKLDPGLIPDPIAESHDRLKGCCMAYLMMESLELQNIEGIESRFPFLEYASRYLFDHAEEATSVGQAELLRTLEHDTVFKRVERFHNYFVDYGQNRAPLNLLQILAARGLPKLVVSLLDGGANINAEGVPCGTALEAAMEFGSEETVQMLISKGAKVNPRGRPYGHTMLSRAFKKGNRVILAMLIDRGATLGTLERIVDGSVLHHAAETGDKDIIAMVLDKGAKVNALGLGGNALCTAANEGYEDIVEMLLEKGAKIHTRGLVGSTLAFAASGGNMEIVKLLLEKGAKIHTRGLLGSPLACAAIEGHMEVVKLLLEKGANVNDRGLLGSPLVCAALEGYIEVVKLLLEEGANVNDRGLFGSPLVCAARNKHVKTVEVLLEKGAKTNAGRGLFGNALHAAVTGGDREIVEILLKNGANVNARGLIGYTYLLFKPTMERMEIPKILLEGGFKVKSWGKFYGTALQAAVATGQGEEMIQLLLDKGAKI
- a CDS encoding amidase domain-containing protein translates to MGDLLPEIGRVGSSGPIPGLLNATLDQLADGLKGGHFTSVELTKAYLARIEQVNEAVHAVVETNPDALDIAKNLDEERASGSIRGPLHGIPVLIKNNIATHDKMDTTAGSQLLIGATVPRDAFVAQKLREAGAVILGKTNMSQWANYRARDYSINGWSSHGGQTLAPYHTKQNPSGSSSGSAVAADLGLAWAALGSETDGSIVCPAQRSGIVGFKPTVGLTSRALVIPISEHQDTVGPMARTVKDAAYLLQAIVGEDPQDNYTAAIPRIPDYVAACRDTLLGARIGVPWKAIEQSLEKDAHLASEVEAFKETLIILEVVGATIIEADFDSAIKDIRDAEKVIMRADFYANVASYLAQLTSNPNNIHTLADIREQTQKHPLETYPQRDTGIWDDIIFEQGWDNTDPRFQSAYERLQELGGPGGLPGVLNKHQLTAVVMPTSMASMWAAVIGAPAITVPMGYHSDTEPVHEDGELVETGPGVPFGVTFMGHKWSEKTLIGLAYGYEQRMKVRSRPVKRVVVPTAEI
- a CDS encoding CFEM domain-containing protein, with the protein product MKAAFVAVALAALAQAQTRADIPSCALPCLDDAVKANTKCSTTDYACICKDFNAVQGAATGCVVEKCGTDVAINKVLPATQALCAANSGSGSGSGSSAANTTPAQQTTSAAQSSSAAQSSSAAQSSVASAPPSSAPAQTTSAAQTTPVVPVGTGTGVPPPAGNKTTTGAPTAPTNGASTILPGLAFIAALCAFAL